A single window of Selenomonas sputigena DNA harbors:
- the trmFO gene encoding methylenetetrahydrofolate--tRNA-(uracil(54)-C(5))-methyltransferase (FADH(2)-oxidizing) TrmFO has protein sequence MKKVIVVGAGLAGSEAAWQAAESGAQVTLYEMRPADSSPAHKTAGFAELVCSNSLRGAGLENAVGVLKEEMRRLGSLVMAAADATRVPAGGALAVDREGFSRFITEKLTAHPRVEVVRMRVETIPREEDAVTIVASGPLTDGALAACLREMMGDASFYFYDAAAPIVTLESIDMTKAYRASRYGKGEPAYINCPMTEEEYRAFWQALTTAETAELHSFEKPVFFEGCMPVEVMASRGESTLLFGPLKPVGLEDPKTGVRPHAVVQLRQDNAAGTLYNIVGFQTHLKWGEQRRVFCMTPGLENAEFMRYGVMHRNTYIDSPRLLAPTYQLKKEAELLFAGQMTGVEGYVESAASGLVAGINAARLAKGKLPLVFPRETCHGALAAYITEADSRHFQPMNVNFGLLPPLEGRIRDKKRKKEMLAERALCALEDFRGEME, from the coding sequence GTGAAGAAGGTCATTGTCGTGGGCGCGGGACTTGCGGGCAGCGAAGCTGCATGGCAGGCGGCCGAGAGCGGCGCTCAGGTCACGCTCTATGAGATGCGCCCTGCCGACTCAAGTCCCGCGCACAAGACGGCGGGCTTCGCCGAGCTCGTTTGCAGCAATTCTCTGCGCGGCGCGGGTCTTGAGAACGCCGTCGGCGTCCTCAAGGAGGAGATGCGCCGTCTCGGCTCTCTCGTCATGGCAGCAGCGGACGCGACTCGCGTGCCGGCGGGCGGTGCGCTCGCCGTCGATCGTGAGGGATTCTCGCGCTTTATTACTGAGAAGCTCACGGCGCACCCGCGCGTCGAGGTCGTGCGGATGCGCGTCGAGACGATTCCGCGAGAAGAGGATGCCGTGACCATCGTGGCGTCCGGCCCTCTGACGGACGGTGCGCTCGCCGCCTGCCTGCGCGAGATGATGGGCGATGCGTCCTTTTACTTTTACGATGCGGCGGCTCCCATCGTGACGCTCGAATCCATCGACATGACGAAGGCCTATCGCGCTTCGCGCTACGGCAAGGGCGAGCCTGCCTACATCAACTGCCCGATGACAGAAGAGGAGTACCGCGCCTTCTGGCAGGCGCTGACGACGGCGGAAACGGCGGAGCTGCACAGCTTTGAAAAGCCCGTGTTCTTCGAGGGCTGCATGCCCGTCGAGGTCATGGCTTCGCGCGGGGAAAGCACGCTGCTCTTCGGCCCTTTGAAGCCCGTCGGCCTCGAAGACCCGAAGACGGGTGTGCGCCCGCATGCCGTCGTGCAGCTTCGCCAGGATAATGCCGCGGGCACGCTTTACAACATCGTGGGCTTTCAGACGCATTTGAAATGGGGCGAGCAGCGGCGCGTCTTCTGCATGACCCCGGGACTGGAAAATGCCGAGTTCATGCGCTACGGCGTCATGCACCGCAACACATACATCGATTCGCCGCGCCTTCTCGCGCCGACGTATCAGCTCAAGAAGGAGGCGGAACTTCTCTTCGCCGGACAGATGACGGGCGTTGAGGGCTACGTCGAGTCAGCGGCCTCGGGTCTTGTCGCAGGAATCAATGCCGCGCGGCTCGCAAAGGGGAAATTGCCGCTCGTGTTTCCGCGCGAGACGTGCCACGGCGCACTCGCTGCCTACATCACGGAGGCAGATTCGCGTCACTTCCAGCCGATGAACGTCAACTTCGGGCTGTTGCCTCCCTTGGAGGGACGCATCCGCGACAAGAAGCGCAAGAAGGAAATGCTCGCCGAGCGTGCGCTTTGCGCGCTTGAAGATTTTCGCGGCGAGATGGAGTAG